The genomic stretch GTTGAATCGGTAAAATCGATTTcacgtaaataaaaaataaaaatagttaaaaacttaaaacATTCAAAATACATATCTTCACCAATATTTTAAGAACAACCAaatctcaaattttaaaaataactaatacaAAGATAGACataaaattagttagtaataCTATAATAGTATCTCATTTGACATAATAAAGATAATAATCCATGAATTATTCCAAGGAGTGATTTCAAAGTCGGGTACTACTCTTCGTATGAAAAATGTGGAGTTACATCTTAATTGGTTTCATTTTGATTTACATTTTTCACATAATTATTAGCTCCATCATCATCCCCATCATCTTCCAAATCCAATTGATCTAGCATTATGAATAATGTTTCACAAATCAAGATCaagaataatataaaatattttataatgcATACCACAACTAAGAAGCTTCTCACAATATATACATAAGAATGATTTTTTCAGATGCCACAACTTGTTTACAATGGTCCCATGTAAGATTCATTTGTgctctattatttttttttattacatttgATGCATCAGGACTCAAGAGTTTATCCTTATTTTTGCGAGAATGGTGTTTCTGATAATGTATTTGCTGAAGCCATTCTAAAATAATATGGAATAGCAACGGTATAAAACAACAGCTATTAGAAATTCACATAACCTATTCTTTATTCTTTATTGAGCAACCCTAAATTCATAGCAACATCAATAAaaaaactataaaccctaataatcaaaacaaaaatataatctaaacagattcataataaaaaattcaacaaattcATAATCATGAATCAATAAATTCAACTAGTTATAATTAACAACATAACATAAGcagattaataataaaaaattcaacatCATTAATCAATTATTTACTCACTGAATCAAATTAAAATCCAActaaataattacaaaaaaaagaTATAGAAAACGCAGAGAAGTGAGGACTGAGGAGACCACCAATTTGTCCAAGAGAGGACACAACAACGACGACGAAGGAAGCAAGGAGTTGCGACAAGACAAATTGCTTGCGAGCCAAAGACGCAATGACGCAGGAGAACCACAAAGACGACGTCATCGAAAACGCATCGTATCTGGTGAGACGAAACAAAAGAGATGGCTGGCGGTGAGGTGAAATGAAGTTAAGAGAGACTGTGGTGTGATGAGATGAGGAAGAGAACCTCCAAAAGGAGTTGGAGCGGGTACTGGAGATTGGGATGCCGTTTAAGACATTAGGATTAGGAACTTCGAgtgtttttctaaaaaaaaaaaaaaaccaaaacaacGTGATTTTagtaaaggaaaaaaaaaagaattttgaaccGACCGGTTAATCAAAACTGCCAATTCGTCGATTTTTATCAAAATCGAATGGTTTAATTCGGTTCTATCTAGTTCTTTATCTCCGTGATTTTagtaaaggaaaaaaaatttttttaaattggcCGCTTACATAAAACTGCCAATTTGTCAATTTTAATCAAAATCGAATGGTTTAATTTAGTTCTATCTAGTTCTTTATAGTTTAGCTTATTGGGTCAAATTGCTCAACTTGATCAACTAAATGACAAATTTACTAATTTTTCAGCCAGGGCCGGTCCAATTCAAATCTTCTAATTATACTTTTTGGTctgatttataaaaaaaaataaacataaaatttcTGAACAGaattcaaataatttatttttaattatttcaaaaaaaaaaaaaattctaactCTTGAACAATTTCTAATTTCTAATTCTCTTATGAGAAACCCTCAATTTGAATTTCTCTCATTCTCACTCTCACGGTGAGACTGAAAGGCTGAAACCCTAGACCCTAACATTCCAAACGAGACGTGTCTTCAACGGCTACAACTACATTCTTCACCACATAACACAAATTTTTCGGAGAAGGTAAGTCTTATGTCCTTGCTGCTTTTTTTTCCTCTTAATATTTCATCCCCTTTCATCATTAACAATGAGCTTTTGGTTATAGATGATGTATAATAATAGTTAAGTGGggttagaagaaaaagaaaattacggTTTGAAAAATAGCTCTGTGTTCTTTTGTACTTATATGAGATTGAGATCAGACAAATTGTGTGAtacaaatttcaaaattcaaacgaTGGTTTCTTTCCTATGCCATAATTCTATTTCCAACATTATATCATGTGTTGCTGTTTATTTCTCGTGAATTCGTGATGGAAATTTACACAGGTTGTGATAGTTCATGACATTTTGGGTCATGGTGATGAAATTTACTATGAAAATCTCAACCCTGTAAAATTTTACGAGCTACCATGTTGAATTAAAAGGGTTGGCTTTGTAAAGTTTTACGAGCTGCCATTTTGAAAGTCATTCATAATCAAAGATCCCCGTGGTCGCAGATGAATCATTTTGGTTAATATGTAATAcatgtgtttttctttttctctctaatTTTAATTGCGTAGGCAGTgatttactattatattttgtGGTATGTATTTATGATGTTATACTCCCTCTCAGTACTGTAGTTGAGAAAAAATGGACCGGTTATCTGGTCTGCCGAAAACTATACTTCATGACATTCTTGCAAGGTTGTCGGACAAAGATGCTGCCAAGACTATTGCTTTGTCAAAGGCGTGGAGAGACACATGGTATTCATTTCCCAATCTATCTGTTTGCAGTGGGGACTTTTTTACTATACATGATATAGTCCCAGGAAGTAGTCATAGGTTTAGCAAAATGCATATTCTCTTTGACTATGTTACAAAAAGATTGCTGAGGCTACGTGACCAAGGCTTAGCAATCAAAGAACTTAAGCTCAGTTTGACAAATTTATTAAACCCTACACGTGGCTCCCACCATGTTGATCAGTGGATACAGATGGCCAGTGAAAATGGTGTCAAAGTACTAGAGCTTCACCTCACTGGTGGGTGTATAGGGCGAGATTATAGTCAAGACAACTGGTATGACCTTCCACTTTGTGTCATTGAAGCCAAGTCACTTGCTAAGCTGGAGTTGGCCGGGGGAATCAGAATTGACCAAGAATTTTTAAATCATTCCATGAAGTTTTCCTCGGTGAAATCGTTATTTTTAAGTCAAGTACTTTTCAcgcatgaaaggattattgagcATCTTATTTCTCACTGCACTCTTATTGAACATTTAACCATAAACTATTGTTCCGTATATAACCATCTAAGCATGGAAGATCCTCTAGTGCAAAGGAGTCATCGGGTGAAATCATTATTTCTAAATGGTTTACAAAAGCTCAAGGACGTTGATGTTCAAGGAATACAGGAAGTACAAATTGATTCTCCAAATCTTCAGAACTTACGTTATCGTCCATTGGATTTTGATGCACCCTTCAAGCTGAATTTTGATAGTTGCACAAATTTAAGATGTTTGTGCTTATTGTATTTGCAGAGCACTGCTATTGCAGACAAGTGGTTTCTTGAACTGTTTTCTAAGTATCCTTTTCTTGAGAGTTTGAAATTAGGTCATTGTTCTATGTCCGAGAGGATTAATATTTTGAGTGCCCAGCTCAAGGTCTTTAAGTTATCTCATTGCTCTAACTTGAAGGAGATCAACGTTGATGCTCCAAATTTGTTATCATTTGACTATGTTGATGATAACAAACCTGTTATATCTTTTTTAAGAGGTTCTAATAAACTTGAAGTCAGTGTTTGTACTCTCGTGGATTTACGGGACTTTTATAGCTTGAGGAAATTTATCCGGAATATACCACAAAACATTTTGGCATCTCTCTCCCTCTTTATCTATGAGCAATTTCATGTAAGTTTCCACTTGCTACTTTGTTGGTTCTTTTTTCATTCATATTGATATGTGCCTATTTGATTTTATGTACTCTGAATTGTGTAGGATTATACATATCTGCATGAATTCCAAGTTTCTTCCACCCCTCCGAGTATCAAACATTTGGAGTTTAAAGTATATTCATTTCCAAAGAGTGAATCTCCCTATGGCCATCTTATGCATTGCTTGCTTTCGAGTTGCTTTCCAAAAACAATTTCATTCAGATATAGTCGTCGTTACACATTCATTGAGGTATgtcatttattattttcaaattttctgtTTAATTCTCCCTTTTACAAATTAGAATTGTACTTTCATTCCAGCACGGTCTTCATCATGTCAAATGCATTGCCTTTATGCTTTTTCATCAATATGTTCTTTCTAATTCCACCGCATATTTTTGCGAAAAACAACAGTTCTTCTATGAGATGCTGATGGGCAGTAAAAAGGGAGAGTGCCATTGCAGTTCAGGTGATAGAAAGTGTTGGTGGCATGCCTTGAAGATTGTCAACATCTCTTGTTCATTCATGACCGATGAGAACACTAACTTTAAAGCAATGCTTGATGCATCGCCGAAATCTTCTGATTGGAATACTATCACTTTTAGTTTAGAGTTGTAGTTGCTATTATCAACCTATAAACATTTCTAATTAGAGTTAGAGACTTTGATGTTGACGCTTAGTTACAACTTATACATCTATGTATGTATTGAAGTGCCTGTTATTATGTAACCGAGTGTATTAACGTTTTAAGTTTGTTATATATGATCATGATTAGTATGTATGCTTATATTTACAGTTTTCTATACCAGGCAACAATTTTCTTCaggagaaaaaataattttactagAAACTTGTATTCCTTTTACAACAAAATAATATGTAGTtcacaaaagaaaatagttttacataaatttaatattgcataaattata from Arachis stenosperma cultivar V10309 chromosome 9, arast.V10309.gnm1.PFL2, whole genome shotgun sequence encodes the following:
- the LOC130947710 gene encoding F-box/FBD/LRR-repeat protein At5g53840-like, which encodes MDRLSGLPKTILHDILARLSDKDAAKTIALSKAWRDTWYSFPNLSVCSGDFFTIHDIVPGSSHRFSKMHILFDYVTKRLLRLRDQGLAIKELKLSLTNLLNPTRGSHHVDQWIQMASENGVKVLELHLTGGCIGRDYSQDNWYDLPLCVIEAKSLAKLELAGGIRIDQEFLNHSMKFSSVKSLFLSQVLFTHERIIEHLISHCTLIEHLTINYCSVYNHLSMEDPLVQRSHRVKSLFLNGLQKLKDVDVQGIQEVQIDSPNLQNLRYRPLDFDAPFKLNFDSCTNLRCLCLLYLQSTAIADKWFLELFSKYPFLESLKLGHCSMSERINILSAQLKVFKLSHCSNLKEINVDAPNLLSFDYVDDNKPVISFLRGSNKLEVSVCTLVDLRDFYSLRKFIRNIPQNILASLSLFIYEQFHDYTYLHEFQVSSTPPSIKHLEFKVYSFPKSESPYGHLMHCLLSSCFPKTISFRYSRRYTFIEFFYEMLMGSKKGECHCSSGDRKCWWHALKIVNISCSFMTDENTNFKAMLDASPKSSDWNTITFSLEL